One stretch of Robbsia betulipollinis DNA includes these proteins:
- a CDS encoding long-chain-fatty-acid--CoA ligase gives MSRPWLNEYPPGVPPDIDLSGCESLVDMCEQTFARFPERAAFTCMGATLGYAALDAQSAHFAGWLQSRGLRKDSRVALMLPNVLQYPVALIGSLRAGCIVVNVNPLYTARELSQQLIDSGAETIVILENFAATLQKVLAGTAVRHVVVTSMGDMLGGRGRIVDFVVRHVRRLVPAWTLPGHVGWSAALAAGARAGYRPAAPALDDIAVLQYTGGTTGVAKGAILLHRNLLANTIQSEAWLAPALTRRAGAQVITAAALPLYHIFALTVCGFLSIRIGGLAVLIPNPRDIRGLIKTLSAYPVHSFPAVNTLYNALMDHPDFGRLDFSQLLVAVGGGMAVQEAVARRWAERTGRVLVEGYGLSETSPIVSCTPVTATAYSGSVGLPMPSTDVSIRDESGREVPNGETGEVCIRGPQVMAGYWQRPDETDKVMTADGFLRSGDIGRFDAHGNLKLVDRKKDLILVSGFNVYPNEIEDVVASHPGVGEVAAVGINDDKSGEAVKIFVVRRDPGLTETDLRAFCRERLTAYKLPRTIEFREALPKTNVGKILRRALREEGAIPPPTAGG, from the coding sequence ATGAGCAGGCCCTGGCTGAACGAATATCCCCCGGGCGTGCCGCCCGACATCGACCTGTCCGGCTGCGAATCGCTGGTCGACATGTGCGAGCAGACCTTCGCGCGTTTTCCGGAACGCGCGGCGTTCACCTGCATGGGCGCAACGCTCGGCTATGCCGCGCTTGACGCGCAATCGGCGCATTTCGCCGGATGGCTGCAATCGCGCGGCCTGCGCAAGGATAGCCGCGTCGCCCTGATGTTGCCCAACGTCCTGCAATACCCGGTCGCGCTGATCGGCTCGCTGCGGGCGGGGTGCATCGTCGTCAACGTCAACCCGTTGTATACCGCGCGTGAGTTGTCGCAGCAACTGATCGACAGCGGCGCGGAAACGATCGTCATCCTGGAGAATTTCGCGGCGACGCTGCAGAAGGTGCTGGCCGGCACGGCGGTGCGGCACGTCGTCGTCACGTCGATGGGCGACATGCTGGGCGGGCGCGGCCGGATCGTCGATTTCGTCGTGCGGCACGTGCGCAGGCTGGTGCCCGCCTGGACCCTGCCCGGGCACGTGGGCTGGTCCGCGGCCCTTGCGGCGGGCGCCCGGGCGGGGTACCGCCCGGCGGCGCCCGCGCTCGACGACATTGCGGTGCTGCAATACACCGGCGGCACGACCGGTGTCGCGAAGGGCGCGATCCTGTTGCATCGCAATCTGCTGGCGAACACGATCCAGTCGGAAGCCTGGCTGGCGCCGGCATTGACGCGGCGCGCCGGTGCGCAGGTGATCACCGCGGCCGCACTGCCGCTTTATCATATCTTCGCGCTGACGGTCTGCGGCTTTCTATCGATTCGCATCGGCGGTCTGGCGGTGTTGATCCCGAATCCCCGGGATATCCGGGGATTGATCAAGACGCTGTCCGCCTATCCGGTGCACAGCTTCCCGGCGGTCAACACGCTCTACAACGCGCTGATGGATCACCCTGATTTCGGTCGTCTCGATTTCTCGCAGTTGCTGGTCGCCGTGGGCGGCGGGATGGCGGTGCAGGAAGCCGTCGCGCGACGCTGGGCGGAGCGGACCGGCCGGGTGCTGGTGGAGGGCTATGGGCTGTCCGAGACGTCGCCGATCGTCAGTTGCACGCCGGTGACCGCGACCGCGTACTCGGGCAGCGTCGGCCTGCCCATGCCGTCGACGGACGTCTCGATCCGCGACGAATCCGGCCGGGAAGTGCCGAACGGCGAGACCGGCGAGGTCTGCATTCGCGGACCGCAGGTGATGGCCGGGTATTGGCAGCGGCCCGACGAAACCGACAAGGTGATGACCGCCGACGGTTTTCTGCGTTCCGGCGACATCGGGCGCTTCGACGCGCACGGCAATCTGAAGCTGGTGGACCGCAAGAAGGACCTGATTCTGGTGTCCGGTTTCAATGTCTACCCGAACGAAATCGAGGACGTGGTGGCGAGTCACCCCGGTGTGGGCGAGGTGGCGGCGGTAGGCATCAACGACGACAAATCCGGTGAGGCCGTCAAGATCTTCGTCGTGCGGCGCGACCCCGGCCTGACCGAGACGGACCTGCGCGCGTTTTGCCGGGAGCGCCTGACCGCCTACAAGTTGCCGCGGACCATCGAATTCCGCGAGGCACTGCCGAAAACCAATGTCGGCAAGATCCTGCGCCGGGCGCTACGCGAGGAGGGCGCCATTCCTCCGCCGACGGCCGGCGGGTGA
- the mraZ gene encoding division/cell wall cluster transcriptional repressor MraZ — translation MFQGASALTLDAKGRMSVPTRHRDALQGQAEGRVTITKHPDGCLLLFPRPEWEVFRAKIAALPMDAHWWRRIFLGNASDVEMDGTNRVLISPELRLAANLEKEVMLLGMGSHFEIWDAQTYAAKEQAAMAQGMPDALKNFSF, via the coding sequence GTGTTCCAGGGAGCATCGGCGCTGACACTCGATGCGAAGGGGCGGATGTCCGTTCCTACCCGGCATCGCGATGCGCTCCAGGGACAGGCCGAGGGCCGCGTCACGATCACAAAGCACCCGGATGGCTGCCTGCTGCTGTTCCCTCGTCCGGAATGGGAAGTTTTCCGCGCCAAGATTGCTGCGTTGCCGATGGACGCGCATTGGTGGCGCCGGATCTTCCTCGGCAATGCGTCCGATGTCGAAATGGATGGTACGAACCGCGTGCTGATTTCGCCTGAATTGCGGCTTGCCGCGAATCTCGAGAAGGAAGTCATGCTGTTGGGTATGGGCAGCCATTTCGAGATATGGGACGCGCAAACCTATGCTGCGAAGGAGCAGGCCGCGATGGCGCAAGGCATGCCCGACGCTCTCAAGAATTTCAGTTTTTAG
- the coq7 gene encoding 2-polyprenyl-3-methyl-6-methoxy-1,4-benzoquinone monooxygenase gives MLLDKLIGEFDRGLRSLTGVTRTARPYPGANLELEDAALTPEERQHAAALMRVNHVGEVCAQALYQAQKLATRSEKLKQAFAVAAEEEEDHLAWTASRIEALGGRPSLLNPLWYAGSLAIGFVAGRMGDRVSLGFMAETERQVEHHLDSHLESLPVGDAASRAVVEQMRTDEMKHARSAMEAGGVELPFPLTAAMRAMSKVMTRTAYYL, from the coding sequence ATGTTGCTGGATAAACTGATTGGCGAATTCGACCGCGGCTTGCGTTCATTGACCGGCGTGACGCGGACTGCGCGTCCCTATCCCGGCGCCAATCTCGAACTGGAAGACGCGGCGCTGACGCCGGAGGAGCGGCAGCACGCGGCGGCATTGATGCGGGTCAACCATGTCGGCGAGGTGTGCGCGCAGGCACTGTACCAGGCACAGAAACTGGCCACCCGCTCGGAGAAGCTGAAGCAGGCGTTCGCGGTGGCAGCGGAGGAAGAGGAGGATCACCTTGCCTGGACGGCCAGTCGCATCGAGGCGCTGGGCGGGCGGCCTAGTCTGCTCAATCCGCTGTGGTACGCCGGCTCGCTGGCGATCGGTTTCGTCGCCGGGCGCATGGGCGACCGGGTCAGCCTCGGTTTCATGGCCGAGACGGAGCGACAGGTCGAGCATCATCTCGACAGTCATCTGGAAAGCCTGCCCGTGGGCGATGCGGCGTCGCGCGCCGTGGTCGAGCAGATGCGCACCGATGAGATGAAGCACGCCCGCTCCGCGATGGAAGCCGGCGGTGTCGAACTGCCGTTCCCGTTGACCGCAGCAATGCGGGCGATGTCCAAGGTGATGACGCGGACCGCCTATTATCTTTGA